ttccaccgaagggattgtcgttcggaagtttagaaggtctgtttcggataggggcagattggtagacagtttctatcttttttgaagttgtgggccaaaagttacaattgaagaaattaaagactaatggaccaaaatttatatatataaagataaaagtatattttttaggggttggactttatattttataagttatttatatatgtaaaaataaaattatattttttatatgtatataataagttcggttcggttatacCGATACTTTTTTAATAATCGAACCGATAACCAATTACCAAACTAAGCCAAAATTAAAACCGAATCAAActataatgttaaaataaccgaaccaaactaaaACTTTGGTTCAGTTAGCGGTTTAGTAATCGGTTACCGGTTATTTTGCTCACCTCTAGTTTTAACCACTTTGTAGTAGTTTCACTAACATGTACTACCCTAATAAACCGTTCGATCACCTCTTTAAGATTATTTACATATCTTACAACCacaaccatttgctcatttacTAAACAATCTCAAGCCTCATAAACcaaaagagaaaataatttatatCCAATCTCATTGAGAATAACTTTTATTGTCTCAGTTGCAAAAGCTTCTATAATTTCCTTTTGAATTGAGGGAGAAGTCAATTGATTATTTTCTAGAGTATTTAAATCCACTACCTTCCTTAACTCTTCACTAAGGTCACTAGTATACTTGACAAGTTCAAGAAAGTGACCCCGATGTACTGAGTTTGCAGACTCATCATGTCCTCGAAAAGACAAACCTTCCTCCAAAAGATGTCGAACGTGATGTATAACTGCTGTTAATCGATCACTATTGCCGAACACTTTAATGATAACACATAATCGACATTCTCACTTTGATTTTGATATTGCAACCACTTTTGTTTAGTATAACTGTGTGCAATGTTCTGACCTCCTTCATGACCAATAAAATTTCTAAAGTTTTTTTCCAATTAGTATAACTTGTCTGTTTAAAGGCAGTATCCCCATATTTATTACCACTAGCAAACAAATAACAACATCcttaaatacattatatttaATATGATAAATTGATTATGACTCAATTTAAATGAATATTTGCTCACCTTAATCATATCGTGGATTTAAGGAAATGACATGACTTTAGCCATTTTCCATCTAAGCACgcgtgggggggggggggacacAATTTTGTTTTTCATGTAGTATGTGTCGCTCGTCTTTCAAAGCTAAAAAATCCAAACATGTACAAAAGAGATAAACAAGTAAGTAAACTATATTTGTACAATTCTTACATATCTCAAATACATGTGCTAACCCTCTTAGCTGATATTTAACAAAATACTTTTTTCTCTTGGCTCAATCGCatgtaaatttcatcaatggtgtacaacatttgcctcatttcacactttggtgtacaaccttcaatttgtctcactaatatatataaacttaTAGGTGATCTCCCAATTTGGTGTACATTAGGTAAAAATGACCTGTTtaaccggtcaaaaagtcaaaaaaaattactcacttaatatgaaattacttttatacccttcttcttccttttccccttttcttatttccaaccgtacctttctctctctaaaaccaaCCTCACTTCTCTTAATatcttttcctttctctctctaacccaGCTTTCTCTATCGTTCGATGTTCTGTGAAAAGCTTCCTTCTGATTCTCGAAAGGTATCATCATGAATAAAGTGAAGATCACAGTGCATCATCTGATACTCTTCCAAAGAGGATAGAAAAGCAAACCACCTCGTTCAGATCTCCAAAATAAACAAGTTGAAAAGTCATAGTACGAACTGAGCTTATTAATTAAACAAGGGAAAACATGGAAATCAAGAAATTAAAATGAGAGTTGGAAAAAGGAGTATGCGTGGGTTAACAGCTCACATTCGAAGAAGATGAAGTGAGGATTGGGAATTCAAAAATGCTGATGGAGCCTAATTATATTTATCATAATTTTTGAAGAATGGTACTAGATATTATAATTATCGTCATAATTATAAATGTAATTAACAAATTTAATCAAACATTTATGGAGCCTAAATATTACTATATTACAATTGAATAGGAAAATGAATTCAAATGCAATTAAATTTACAGGGTGAGCCTTAGCCTCCATTTTGTACTTAATGGGTATGTATTAGATTTGGGCTCTCTTTCTTCAAATAcatgcacatttttttttaatttatctagttaagagagagaggagttagagagagaaagaaatagaaggaggaagatgaagcaAGAAGAGGAAAAGATTGAGGTATAAGGATAAACaagaaaaatagataaaattaatttttttataatttctagGCCCCACTTTTATTAATGAATATGATGAAAAATACTGATGCGGCGCACTAAGTTTGAGTTGACCGGTCAAACACGTAACTTTTAcatgttgtacaccaaagtgagaggtcacctatcagtgagacaaattgaaggttgtacatcaaagtgtgaaatggggcaaatgttgtacaccattgatgaaatttacccgctCAATCGCTTGTCGTCTTTTAGAGATAGCCCTCGTCATAGTCTTGTGCATCTCATCCCAAGCCACCTCGTCAACAAGGACGGTCCAATCAGTATTCACCAACCTAGTTTTTTTAGTGGTGATCAAGCAACGATGTATAAAATACAACATCAAAATACTAACAACTTCACCGTCATTCTTCTTACTTCAATCGGTATTCACGAACACATCAAATATGTTATAAACTCTATTCATTTAAAGTACTTGCTTATTacttcctttttctttaccttttgTTATCCTCTTTGTCATCTTTTCCAAACCACCAAACTGCAATCCCCTAGTAATCCTTAACTCCCAATCCCCAAACCTCAATTCCACTCCTCCAATCGAGCACCACATCTTTCTATGGAGAGATCTAACATGCTCAATCTCCATAGTTAACAAAGTATAGACAATGGTACCAAAGTATGCGACATTTTCCAAATCCATAAGGTGTTTGAAATATCTATTTTTGAAGGCTTTTATCAAAGACGCGATCAAATGATTTTGTAGCTCCACCATGGCAGCAATGTTACCTCTAACTGTTATTGTGCCTTTTAAACCCAAGCTCTACGAATACTTGAAATTTACACCACTATCTGATTTTAGCTTTGCCATTTGACtctgtaaaaataaaaacaatttgtaTTTCAGACAATATATTTGTATTTCAAACAATACAATGTGAATTTCATACttacagtttgcatttaagtAAAAACAGTTTGTGTTTTGTATAACAAACCAACTTCACAATTCATCTGAAGGCTTCACATTTACTTATTTATGAAGCAACCAAATTCtcaatttaattcaattatgaAACAGGTGGAAAATTGTGATTCACAATCTGAATGGAATGTTCGGAATTTCCAAATTGTGAAACCCTTTGCTAAAAAATGGCTTCATAGTTCATAAAAATTCGTCTCATAATTCATGAGAAGACTTCAGATTTAcctatttgtgaaatattttactaaaaaaaatggtTTCGACGTTTATTAGAAAGACTTCACATTTACATATTTGCGAAGCCATTTTCTAGATGAGGGTTCTAGATTGAGGTTTAGGATTTATGGCTTCGCAATTTGGTAATTACGAAGCAAACTCATAATATGCGAAGTATCGCAACTAAAGCGTGAACCCAAAACCTTCGATTactaaactaataaattaaacaAATACATTCCAAATGAGTTCGAAGATGGTCATTATACCATTAACACTAACACTGACCCAAACACTAACCAAATATAACACATTAAATCCATGCTCAATCACAACAAAATCAAAACGTAAAACCTATCGGAAATGCATAATACCCAAAACCTAATCAATATACGATTAAATCAGGTCATTTAGATGCGAAGAAATGGAAAAACCTATCTTTGATTTGGTGTTATCAACCTTTACCATATTCTTTTCATATTTCGTCATGATTAATACCCTTATAATAGTTTCGCAAATAGCTCATTTGTTTGTAAAGGGGTCGTGAAAATAAaagtattttaaaataaatatgttgaATAAGTGTATAGTTTAATAATACATGTTTAAATGAATCTAAAAATATAAGTAATCTTTCTCATTGTGTTAGTTTTGTAAATTTCCCTTAAAATAGAATGGCTTGGTGAAGAAATGCATATCGTATTAATAAGTATGGACTAGATTTGTTCATGGGTTGGGTCGGGTCGGACTTGGACCGGATCTAGTCGGGTTTACCATATATTTATATTGTCCAAGTCCAACCCAGCCCTCATTATATTCAcatcgggctcgggccgggctgggttgagttaaaaaaatgaattttcaaGTCTAGCCTGACCTAtccaactaatatatatattagaaaaattaaaaccaaatattaattataattctaagaaataaaattataatatgtactggtaaaatgtaaatttatatttgtaacttttaattttaacaaaatcaaatctttattataaaaaattaacaaataatttcttaaaaacaaacaaactgtGATATACGTTCTTGTAAAgtattaaacatatatatactttaCAATTGCAGTTGatgatttatttttatcaattgtCTGATAATACTTTACaagaaatcatatatatatatatatataatggtgGAGCGGGCCGGACCGGGTCAATTTaggtttttaaaataaatttcaagtttaactcattttattttatgtgcGAGTTTGTACGAATTTGGATCGGACCAGATCAAATGATGAATGGACGGGTTTGGACGGATTAGGCGGACTATGAACAGGTCTAGTATGGACAATTGTTTTTGAAATTGGGAGAGTTGaatataagaaaataaagatgaatgAAGGCGAAGAAAAAGAATGGAGGAAATAGAGAGGCTGTGGGAGGAAGTGAGAGAGGTGAGTTTAGGAACTTCATCGTCAATAGAACGTTTAGATTCAGCTCCTTCTCCACTTCAATTCCTCAGAAACTTTGTTTCTCTAAACAAACCTTGTATTATCTCCAACGCCATTTCTCATTGGCCAGCCCTTTCTCTTTGGCCCAATCACTCTTACCTCTCCGATTCCCTTTCCAACTCCTCCGTCTCTCTCCACCTCACTCCTCACGGCCGAGCTGATTCCCTCGTCTCCACTTCCTCTCATTCTCTTTGCTTTGCCACTTCTCATGTTCAACGCCTTCCTTTTCCCCTCGCTCTCCGTGCGCTTCTCAATAGTAAACCCGGTCAATTCGTTGCTTACCTGCAGCACCAAAATGATTGTTTCACCTCCGAGTATTCGACAGCGCTTGGTTCTGACTGCGACTCTCATATTGCCTTTGCCACGGAGGCACTCGGCTCTTTACCGGAGGCTGTGAATTTATGGATTGGTAATCATTTCTCTGAGACCTCTTTCCACAAGGATCATTATGAGAACTTATATGCTGTCGTTTCTGGACAGAAGCATTTCTTGTTACTTCCTCCTACTGATGTCCACCGCTTGTATATTCGCAATTACCCTGCTGCCCAATATTCCTATTCTCAGGTTTCATCTCTTCTTCATTTCGATGTAATTTTCTACCCATCTTTTGGAAATTATgttttgatttttgtttgtgGGATTGCAGGAGAATGGAGAGTTTAAATTGGAAATGGATGAGCCAACTAGGTATGTGCCATGGTGCAGTGTGAATCCTTACCCTTCCCCTGAGACTAAGGAAACCGAAATTGCTAAATTTCCTCTCTATTTTAACGGTCCAAAGCCATTTCATTGTACTGTCAAAGCTGGAGAACTTCTTTACTTGTAAGCTCCATTTTTCTTTCTATCTTatcatattaataaaattatattcaatCAATTCCATATGACTTCGTTCTTTTGGAAGCTATATGCAGTTGAATTCAAGGTGCCTCTGAAAAACCTATCATATATATGCAATTTTGTTGCATTCTGGAATTGATTAGAAATTCTCCCTGTTTAAATAGGTGAATTGTTTAATTGAAACTAAGAATTTCAGTGTTTCTTTTGAATATAAAACTACGTTTTCAACAATAGTAGAATTCATTTGTTCAAAATACAAGACAGTTGTTCAAGGTTGGACTGCTACTACTCCAATATATAGTATCAGAATCTTTAGACTTCTGAATAGATTTATTTGGAAAACACATACAGGGCATATTTCAATACTTGAAATAGCATTGAACATGATAAGAGAAGAGATAGGATGGGAGCCTGTGGCTGTTATTCAGTGAAGTAGTGTAATGGAAGATACTAAGCTAGGCCTAGCACAACCCTTTTGAATTGCAAcctttttttctctctcaaagTTTGTATTGAAGAAATTCAGAGGTTAATTTGAAAACTAATCCAGGCCAAGTATGTGGTTTCATCATGTACGGCAGAGTCCAGATGAGAAAGGGTGCACTATTGCCATAAACTATTGTAAGCATGACACGTTTTGCTACAACTATTTTGGTTTCTTTGTACTAGTTACTAAGATATTGTTTTCTTGACAGGGTATGATATGCAATTTGATATCAAGTATGCTTATTTTAACTTCTTGCAATCAATTCATTATAAATTACCATCTACTCAAATCAGAACTGGGAATTCAAAATCACATGTATCAGTGTGCAACATGGGAGACAAATCATATAGCACTGCATCTGTATCAGAGGTAATGGGATCCAACCAAGATAATGAAGATGAATGAGCTGATTTCTTAACCTCCATGTTGTTAATAATCTTTTTGTGCTTGATATTCTTGATATTGCATGATTGAATCACAAATTGTGCAAGGAAATTGCAGAGTTATTTGATGCTGAAGTGATTTTCTTCTGCAATTTTTTGATGTCTTGAAGTTTTTTctatgtatcaatttaggtcacAATATAGGATGTGTTTCTTTCTTGTCAATGGTGTTTGATTGCAACATGCTTTTTCCATCATACTTTTAACATGAACTTGCATGAGGTTGATTTAAGtaattgtatttcaattttagcTGGTAAACGTTATCATCGTGAAGTGGAGATTATTTGGTTTTGATTCCCATAGTTTGATAACATTTTTTAATTCTTTGTCGCTATTCCTGTACTGATTAATTCAAGGGCTGCAAAAGCAAACAATTTTTAGTATGCTTGTCGCTAATTGTCACTATGCTGTGAAAACTAGTTGACAAGagaaagatgccattcttgcaTCTTGTAATGTAGCAGTGCCTACATGGTAGAGAAAATTTAGAGGTCATGAAGCCCTCTCGAAAAGGGAGATAACTCTATAGATAAGGAGAATCAAAGTATAGCTTTGGATCTTGTTATGTCAGTCCAAATGCTGAATCAATCTTTGAAGATTCGCCTGAGTTCCTAAATGCATGTCAAATACTTATCATCCTCTTATTAATTACTTTAAATTCTAAGCTTTAGGAGCTAAATCTTTTTATAAAGTTGATTAGCAAAAAACTTAGGTTAGTCTTTGATGCTTATTAATTGTGATGGGAGGAGATCACATCAGTCAAGAGTATAAGCGCAAAGAGTGCTACATATGGTTTATAGTTGCAAATTTTGTGGAAGCACAAGAACATAACAGACAGAATGAGAATCTTACAGTTCAAGGGGAAACATAATCCCTTTTTCCGGTTGGGATTCCAACCCATATCTTTGCATAATTGGTCATTGTGCCATATATGAAGGGCTAGGTCCTGAATATTTTTCCTTGTATGCCTCCCAATTTCCTATGTCTTTTTTCCATCTCTTTAATGCAACCTAACTTTATTTTCCCATCAAGAAGCTCTCCTACCCATCTGTATCTGATCTCTGATGTGAACAAATTTGAAGCACCTTCTGCGTATCTGATTACTGCTAGCTGTGAAATTCGGGGATGAATGCATTCCCTGTTCATTCACAACAAAATAAACACAAGTACTAAATAATAATGTTCGGGTGATGCCTGTATTCCCATTTTGCAAATATGGGAAAAGGGTTCACCTGAAGAGAGAAATTGCTGAATTAGGGGACCCAATTAGGCAGTGTTGAAAATATTTGGAGGCAAAAATATTGTGGAGTTTTATATCACCTCTAAATCCTGTAGTAAATGTCACAATATCAGTATCTAAAGGTTGGGTATGACATTCAACATTAATGCCCTGTTAGGAGGAAGCTGAAATTCTGAGCTTTCTTCAGTATGATATTTCCCTCTTCAAATTTTGCTTGATATAGCTTTCCACAAAT
The window above is part of the Euphorbia lathyris chromosome 3, ddEupLath1.1, whole genome shotgun sequence genome. Proteins encoded here:
- the LOC136221627 gene encoding lysine-specific demethylase JMJ32: MEEIERLWEEVREVSLGTSSSIERLDSAPSPLQFLRNFVSLNKPCIISNAISHWPALSLWPNHSYLSDSLSNSSVSLHLTPHGRADSLVSTSSHSLCFATSHVQRLPFPLALRALLNSKPGQFVAYLQHQNDCFTSEYSTALGSDCDSHIAFATEALGSLPEAVNLWIGNHFSETSFHKDHYENLYAVVSGQKHFLLLPPTDVHRLYIRNYPAAQYSYSQENGEFKLEMDEPTRYVPWCSVNPYPSPETKETEIAKFPLYFNGPKPFHCTVKAGELLYLPSMWFHHVRQSPDEKGCTIAINYWYDMQFDIKYAYFNFLQSIHYKLPSTQIRTGNSKSHVSVCNMGDKSYSTASVSEVMGSNQDNEDE